A DNA window from Pyrus communis chromosome 3, drPyrComm1.1, whole genome shotgun sequence contains the following coding sequences:
- the LOC137730139 gene encoding uncharacterized protein isoform X1, whose product MSNSSSLVAEAVWKAIESTCSVTDDQLSVFSLHFLFGKNLERATRIVDQRGVKRVLGEPSGRSIFQVVGESQRKEEYLCFAEQYCACYSFFYDIVNRGEQLCCKHQLAARLAASLGACIEVKVSDEQLALLLSKL is encoded by the exons ATGAGCAATTCAAGTAGCTTGGTTGCAGAGGCAGTGTGGAAGGCGATTGAGTCAACTTGTTCAGTCACCGACGATCAGCTCTCCGT CTTCAGCCTGCATTTCTTGTTTGGGAAGAACTTGGAGAGAGCAACAAGGATAGTGGATCAGAGAGGTGTGAAGAGGGTTTTGGGTGAGCCCAGTGGTCGTTCCATCTTTcag GTCGTCGGAGAATCGCAGAGGAAGGAGGAGTACTTGTGTTTTGCTGAGCAGTATTGTGCTTGTTATTCATTCTTCTATGACATTGTGAACAGAGGAGAGCAGCTTTGT TGTAAGCATCAGTTAGCTGCAAGACTTGCTGCATCATTGGGAGCATGCATTGAAGTTAAGGTCTCTGATGAGCAGCTGGCTTTACTGCTTTCCAAACTCTGA
- the LOC137730123 gene encoding probable protein phosphatase 2C 63 → MLRSCYRLLERCLGLRCGAGGGGDGLWHMDLKPHASGDYSIAVVQANSNLEDQGQVFTSPSVTYVGVYDGHGGPEASRFVNNHLLPYLHKFAMEQGGLSADVIKKAFSATEEGFLHLVKRSLPMMPQIASVGSCCLVGAISNDVLYVANLGDSRAVLGRRVSDSKRSLVVAERLSTDHNVGVEEVRKEVEALHPDDSHAVVYIHGVWRIKGIIQVSRSIGDVYLKKPEFNRDPIYQQFANPVPMKRPVITAEPSIITRNLKPQDMFLIFASDGLWEQLSDDAAVEIVFKNPRAGIAKRLVRAALQEAAKKREMRYNDITKIKKGTRRHFHDDITVIVVYLDDHKSSSKCKSKSIILGSTRAPADIFSVSADKAEQDLHRVIS, encoded by the exons ATGCTGCGCTCGTGCTACAGGCTGCTCGAGCGCTGTTTGGGGTTGCGATGTGGTGCTGGGGGCGGAGGCGATGGCCTTTGGCACATGGACTTGAAGCCCCACGCCTCCGGTGACTACTCGATCGCTGTGGTTCAGGCCAATTCGAATTTGGAGGACCAAGGTCAGGTCTTCACCTCGCCCTCTGTAACGTATGTTGGTGTTTATGACGGCCATGGCGGTCCCGAAGCTTCTAGATTCGTCAACAACCATCTCCTCCCATATTTACACA AATTTGCGATGGAACAAGGTGGATTATCAGCAGATGTGATAAAGAAGGCATTCAGTGCCACTGAAGAGGGTTTTTTGCATTTGGTGAAGCGATCTTTGCCAATGATGCCCCAAATCGCTTCCGTTGGTTCGTGTTGCCTTGTGGGAGCAATATCAAATGATGTTCTATATGTAGCCAATCTGGGGGACTCGAGAGCTGTCCTTGGCCGGAGAGTTTCAGATAGTAAGAGGAGTCTGGTGGTGGCAGAACGCTTGTCCACTGATCACAATGTGGGAGTTGAGGAGGTCAGGAAGGAGGTTGAAGCACTACATCCTGATGATTCACATGCTGTGGTGTATATTCATGGAGTTTGGAGGATAAAAGGCATAATTCAG GTGTCAAGATCTATTGGTGATGTTTATTTAAAGAAGCCGGAGTTTAACAGAGACCCCATATACCAGCAATTTGCAAACCCTGTTCCCATGAAACGGCCAGTGATAACTGCAGAGCCCTCAATCATTACAAGGAACCTTAAGCCACAGGATATGTTTTTGATCTTTGCCTCAGATGGCCTATGGGAACAGTTGAGCGATGACGCAGCAGTAGAAATTGTTTTCAAAAACCCAAGAGCT GGTATTGCAAAGAGATTAGTAAGAGCTGCTCTTCAAGAAGCTGCAAAGAAGAGGGAGATGAGATACAATGACATAACGAAAATCAAAAAGGGAACAAGGCGGCACTTTCATGATGACATCACTGTTATAGTAGTCTATCTTGATGACCACAAAAGCTCCTCGAAATGTAAATCTAAGAGTATCATTCTTGGCTCTACCAGAGCACCTGCTGATATTTTCTCGGTCAGTGCAGATAAAGCGGAGCAGGATCTGCATCGCGTGATCTCATGA
- the LOC137730122 gene encoding probable LRR receptor-like serine/threonine-protein kinase At3g47570, with protein MPSLKSNLPFSPLNPISLSLSLSKMVTFVHRLILTCSFFSALLCCWSSEQGNETDRLALLAIRAQIKQDPHRVISSWNDSVHFCQWHGVTCSPQQHQRVTVLDLKSQNLVGSLPPQIGNLSFLRALHLQNNSFSDEIPPEIGRLRRLQVLRLDNNSLTGPIPVNVSSCFNLINLNVGYNNLVGKIPPEISTLSKLQLLVLQVNDLTGEIPPSFANLLSLKIFHLNNNNLEGSIPSSLGQLRNLTYISLASCALSGVVPPSIYNLSALVGFDLSRNQLQGSISSYLGNTLPNLQYFYINGNKFTGSIPLSISNVKNLVEFDVSENELIGQVPNLQNFVNLESLGMGNNHFTGNIPTDIGKLSKLRRLGLQNNQLSGSIPSSLGNLKMLTILLLQGNNLEGSIPSRLGECHRLLLLNLSQNNLGGTIPHQIIGLPSLSVSLDLSRNHFVGPFPLEDGNLKNLSELDVSDNMLSGELSGSLGGCVSLEVLHLQGNLFKGQIPSSFISLERIQDFDISRNNLWGEIPSFLEGFFFLKKLNLSFNEFHGAVPVEGVFEHLSVTSIVGNTKLCGGIDDLQLPECNAKGGGGLSHSLILIISMSGVIGIAMVLSLVFLLPSRKKKRKEIEMPTMSNSLLKLSFSALLKATDGFASANLIGVGSFGSVYKGVLLDDDREQIVAVKVLNMLRRGASKSFIAECEALRNIRHRNLVKIITTCSSVDFRGNDFKALVYEFMNNGSLEEWLHPTTQTEEVREAPKSLSILQRLDIAIDVASALDYLHNHCGTPIVHCDLKPSNVLLDNELTAHVSDFGLARFLSKVTSNVSGNQVSSIGIKGSVGYAAPEYGMGSKVTTYGDVYSFGILLLEMFTRKRPTDYVFSDSLNLHNFVKAALPDEVTEIADSLLLQGENIGRSPNDTQKMLECLHFIFQIGIACSIESPRDRKGISDVVSELQSIRDILLK; from the exons ATGCCTAGTTTGAAATCAAACTTACCATTTTCACCTCTCAacccaatctctctctctctctctctctctaaaatggtCACTTTTGTTCACAGATTGATCTTAACATGCTCATTTTTCAGTGCACTATTGTGCTGTTGGAGCTCAGAGCAAGGGAATGAGACAGATAGGCTAGCACTGCTAGCCATCAGAGCTCAAATAAAGCAGGACCCTCACAGGGTCATAAGCTCATGGAATGATTCCGTTCACTTCTGCCAATGGCACGGAGTCACCTGCAGTCCACAACAGCACCAGAGGGTCACTGTGTTAGACCTAAAGTCTCAAAATTTAGTGGGGTCCCTACCCCCACAGATAGGGAACCTAAGCTTCTTGAGGGCACTTCACCTCCAAAACAATAGCTTCAGTGATGAAATCCCTCCAGAAATTGGCCGTTTGCGCAGATTGCAGGTACTGCGTCTAGACAATAACTCGCTTACTGGCCCTATTCCTGTCAATGTATCTAGTTGCTTCAACCTCATTAATCTCAATGTTGGTTACAACAACCTGGTGGGAAAAATTCCACCAGAAATTTCCACCTTATCTAAGCTTCAATTACTTGTGTTGCAAGTGAACGATTTAACTGGAGAAATCCCTCCTTCGTTTGCCAACCTCTTGTCTTTAAAGATATTTCATTTGAATAATAATAACTTGGAAGGAAGCATCCCTAGTTCTCTAGGCCAATTGAGAAATTTAACTTATATCTCATTGGCTTCATGCGCATTATCTGGTGTTGTTCCTCCATCTATTTATAACCTCTCTGCTCTCGTTGGGTTTGACTTATCCCGAAACCAACTTCAAGGGAGTATTTCCTCATACTTGGGCAACACTCTTCCTAATCTTCAGTACTTTTACATCAATGGGAACAAATTTACTGGTTCCATTCCTCTCTCGATATCCAATGTCAAAAATCTAGTGGAATTCGATGTTTCAGAGAATGAACTCATTGGACAAGTGCCAAATTTGCAGAACTTCGTTAACTTAGAATCATTGGGTATGGGGAACAACCACTTCACAGGTAACATCCCAACCGACATTGGGAAACTCTCAAAGCTTAGGCGATTAGGTCTTCAAAACAATCAATTATCAGGGAGCATCCCATCCTCTCTAGGAAATTTGAAAATGTTAACAATACTCTTATTGCAAGGAAATAATCTTGAGGGCAGCATCCCTTCAAGGTTAGGAGAATGTCACAGGCTCCTACTTTTGAATCTATCTCAAAATAACCTTGGTGGCACAATACCTCACCAAATTATTGGCCTCCCCTCCTTGTCAGTTTCTTTGGACTTGTCAAGAAACCACTTTGTTGGTCCCTTTCCATTGGAGGATGGAAACTTGAAGAATCTAAGTGAATTGGATGTCTCCGATAACATGTTATCCGGAGAACTTTCTGGTAGTCTTGGCGGTTGTGTGAGTCTCGAAGTCCTACACTTGCAAGGAAATTTATTCAAGGGACAGATTCCGTCTTCTTTTATCTCATTGGAACGGATTCAAGATTTTGATATTTCTCGCAACAATTTGTGGGGTGAAATTCCGAGTTTTCTAGAGGGCTTTTTCTTCTTGAAGAAGCTGAACCTGTCTTTCAATGAGTTTCATGGGGCAGTGCCAGTTGAAGGTGTTTTTGAACATCTAAGTGTGACTTCAATTGTTGGTAACACCAAGCTATGTGGCGGCATTGATGATCTTCAGCTACCCGAGTGCAACGCTAAGGGTGGTGGAGGATTGTCTCATAGCTTGATACTAATAATTTCAATGTCCGGGGTTATAGGTATAGCTATGGTTTTGTCTCTTGTATTTCTTCTTCCctcaagaaagaagaaaagaaaagaaatagaaatGCCAACAATGTCAAACTCTCTTTTGAAATTGTCATTTTCCGCTCTCCTAAAAGCTACCGATGGGTTCGCTTCAGCAAATTTGATTGGTGTTGGTAGTTTTGGGTCTGTGTACAAAGGTGTACTTCTTGACGATGATAGAGAACAGATTGTTGCTGTAAAGGTGCTTAACATGTTACGCCGGGGAGCTTCCAAGAGCTTCATAGCCGAATGTGAGGCCTTGAGAAATATCCGGCATCGAAACCTCGTCAAGATCATAACTACATGTTCGAGTGTTGATTTTCGCGGCAATGATTTCAAGGCTCTGGTGTATGAGTTCATGAACAATGGGAGCTTAGAGGAGTGGTTACATCCAACTACTCAAACGGAGGAGGTACGAGAAGCACCCAAAAGTTTAAGTATTCTTCAGAGGCTAGACATAGCCATCGATGTTGCTTCTGCACTGGATTATCTTCACAATCATTGTGGAACACCGATAGTTCACTGTGATCTCAAGCCAAGCAACGTTCTTTTGGACAACGAATTGACTGCACACGTTTCTGACTTTGGACTTGCAAGATTTCTCTCTAAAGTAACCAGTAACGTTTCTGGAAATCAAGTAAGTTCCATCGGAATAAAAGGATCGGTTGGGTATGCAGCTCCAG AGTATGGTATGGGAAGTAAGGTGACGACGTATGGGGATGTCTATAGCTTCGGCATTCTCTTGTTAGAGATGTTTACACGCAAGAGACCCACTGATTACGTGTTTAGTGACAGCTTGAACCTACATAATTTTGTGAAGGCGGCACTCCCGGATGAAGTTACAGAAATTGCAGATTCACTACTTCTTCAAGGAGAGAACATCGGAAGGAGCCCGAATGACACTCAGAAGATGCTGGAGTGCCTGCATTTCATCTTTCAAATTGGAATAGCATGTTCCATCGAGTCCCCAAGAGACCGAAAGGGTATCAGTGATGTTGTATCTGAATTGCAGTCCATAAGGGACATTCTTCTTAAGTAG
- the LOC137730139 gene encoding uncharacterized protein isoform X2, which translates to MSNSSSLVAEAVWKAIESTCSVTDDQLSVLHFLFGKNLERATRIVDQRGVKRVLGEPSGRSIFQVVGESQRKEEYLCFAEQYCACYSFFYDIVNRGEQLCCKHQLAARLAASLGACIEVKVSDEQLALLLSKL; encoded by the exons ATGAGCAATTCAAGTAGCTTGGTTGCAGAGGCAGTGTGGAAGGCGATTGAGTCAACTTGTTCAGTCACCGACGATCAGCTCTCCGT CCTGCATTTCTTGTTTGGGAAGAACTTGGAGAGAGCAACAAGGATAGTGGATCAGAGAGGTGTGAAGAGGGTTTTGGGTGAGCCCAGTGGTCGTTCCATCTTTcag GTCGTCGGAGAATCGCAGAGGAAGGAGGAGTACTTGTGTTTTGCTGAGCAGTATTGTGCTTGTTATTCATTCTTCTATGACATTGTGAACAGAGGAGAGCAGCTTTGT TGTAAGCATCAGTTAGCTGCAAGACTTGCTGCATCATTGGGAGCATGCATTGAAGTTAAGGTCTCTGATGAGCAGCTGGCTTTACTGCTTTCCAAACTCTGA